A single Sphingomonas kaistensis DNA region contains:
- a CDS encoding alpha/beta fold hydrolase: protein MTWLLQILAGFAAQAAPLPPAAAPARSATAAVTKWPTREADFTVRDFRFQSGERLPSLRIHYTTLGRPQRDARGEISNAVMILHGTGGSGKQFLQPQFADELFGPGQPLDINRYWIILPDNIGHGGSSKPSDGLRTRFPAYDYDDMVEAQHQLLSKSFGIRQMRLIMGTSMGCMHSFVWGEKRPGFARALMPLACQPVEIAGLNRMWRQLLVDGIKADPAWAGGDYKTQPIQGLRTAASMLILAGAAPLNLQQSYPTREAATAQVRARMEASLAALEANDLLYQVDASRTYDPWPKLEAITAPVTWINSADDFINPRALDVPQRAIARMPNARFRMIAESAETRGHGTHTWAKFWKADLVDLLARTER from the coding sequence ATGACATGGCTTCTTCAAATCCTGGCAGGCTTCGCTGCTCAGGCCGCCCCTTTACCTCCTGCAGCCGCTCCGGCGCGCTCGGCAACTGCTGCCGTAACCAAGTGGCCAACCCGCGAGGCAGATTTCACTGTTCGTGACTTCCGTTTCCAGAGCGGCGAGCGACTCCCGTCTCTCCGCATCCACTATACCACCTTGGGTCGGCCGCAGCGCGACGCACGCGGCGAGATCAGCAATGCGGTCATGATCCTGCACGGCACCGGTGGAAGCGGTAAGCAGTTCCTGCAGCCCCAATTTGCCGATGAATTGTTCGGCCCGGGACAGCCGCTCGACATCAATCGCTACTGGATCATCCTTCCCGACAATATCGGGCACGGTGGATCGTCCAAGCCTTCGGACGGCTTGCGCACCCGCTTCCCGGCTTATGATTACGATGACATGGTCGAAGCGCAGCACCAACTGCTGAGCAAAAGTTTTGGCATTCGTCAGATGCGGCTAATCATGGGCACGTCGATGGGCTGCATGCACAGCTTCGTCTGGGGAGAGAAACGCCCGGGTTTCGCACGCGCGCTGATGCCGCTCGCTTGTCAGCCGGTAGAGATTGCCGGGCTCAATCGGATGTGGCGGCAACTGCTTGTCGATGGCATCAAGGCCGATCCGGCTTGGGCCGGCGGTGATTACAAGACCCAGCCAATACAGGGCCTTCGAACAGCAGCGTCGATGCTGATCCTGGCCGGCGCGGCCCCGCTCAATCTGCAGCAGAGCTACCCGACGCGCGAGGCCGCGACCGCGCAAGTTCGCGCCCGAATGGAGGCTTCGCTCGCCGCGCTCGAAGCCAACGACCTGCTGTATCAGGTCGACGCGTCGCGGACCTACGATCCGTGGCCAAAGCTGGAAGCAATCACCGCACCAGTGACCTGGATCAATTCGGCGGACGACTTCATAAATCCGCGCGCCCTCGACGTTCCGCAGCGCGCGATTGCCAGGATGCCGAACGCCCGCTTCCGCATGATCGCGGAGAGCGCCGAAACTCGCGGCCACGGCACCCACACCTGGGCCAAGTTTTGGAAAGCCGATCTTGTCGATTTGCTCGCCCGAACCGAGCGCTAA
- a CDS encoding DUF72 domain-containing protein: MAFSDTTRIGTAGWSIASDATQAFPSAGTGLERYSAVFSCAEINSSFHRPHRTSTWEKWRESVPTGFRFSVKVPKTISHEARLVGAEKQMEAFLSEAGLLREKLAVLLVQLPPSLELDPEVAGAFFRDFRAASLARVTVEPRHASWFGVEGDALLREVGVSRVGADPARLPEAALPLVENGLAYWRLHGSPVIYRSSYVDRIGDIAAALRNTEAEERWCIFDNTASTAATANALGLKDALNLPSSLPLF, encoded by the coding sequence ATGGCTTTCTCGGACACCACGCGCATCGGCACCGCAGGCTGGAGCATAGCGAGTGACGCTACACAGGCATTCCCCTCGGCAGGGACCGGCCTCGAGCGCTACTCGGCCGTCTTCTCCTGTGCCGAGATCAACAGCAGTTTCCACCGTCCGCATCGGACAAGCACTTGGGAGAAGTGGCGGGAGAGCGTGCCAACAGGTTTCCGATTTTCCGTAAAGGTGCCCAAAACCATCTCGCATGAGGCTCGGCTCGTTGGGGCGGAGAAGCAGATGGAGGCGTTTCTAAGTGAAGCCGGGCTGCTGCGCGAGAAACTGGCCGTTCTGCTGGTGCAACTACCGCCAAGCCTTGAACTGGACCCGGAAGTTGCCGGTGCCTTCTTTCGCGACTTCCGTGCTGCCTCACTGGCGCGCGTGACAGTCGAGCCGCGTCACGCAAGCTGGTTTGGCGTGGAAGGTGACGCCCTGCTGCGCGAGGTGGGCGTAAGCCGGGTCGGGGCAGATCCCGCGCGATTGCCCGAGGCAGCCTTGCCGCTAGTGGAAAACGGCCTTGCCTATTGGCGATTGCATGGATCGCCTGTCATCTACCGCTCAAGCTATGTGGACCGGATTGGCGACATTGCGGCGGCGTTGCGGAACACGGAAGCCGAGGAGCGCTGGTGCATCTTCGACAATACGGCAAGCACCGCGGCGACAGCGAACGCGCTAGGGCTAAAAGATGCGCTCAACCTTCCTTCAAGTTTACCTTTATTCTGA
- a CDS encoding ATP-binding protein gives MITDREIAFIKAMMARGMKTADIQFYFNHQDRPVNTGRFADIRAGRYGRSAVIGAATDEELQTFLDDHAAGRINVEIAKPDPLAPVTLRALFEKIGKGAWRLVGNETDRVECKETFHLRGNWLRAMAALANNQGGYILFGVRDNDVEGRQLVVVGMRDDILLKTDPLVLTRRIRSTFDPTPVFQIGKISFGNKVVGVMHVDQHPARPIVATKQDGDVAEGDIYYRYPGQSLKIKYSDLRTLLDERDARVRAELQPMLNRLVQLGPGRAMVADLSANELTDGRRSIRIDKELADKIAFIKEGHFVEKAGMPALRLVGEVRVGQGEPAVKKGIVNRAEMLSDFLDDTSRADPVDYLRFAIEISNGEWLPI, from the coding sequence GTGATCACCGACAGAGAGATTGCGTTCATCAAGGCAATGATGGCGCGAGGCATGAAAACTGCGGACATCCAGTTCTACTTCAACCATCAAGATCGGCCAGTAAATACAGGCCGCTTTGCCGACATTCGCGCCGGTCGCTACGGCCGCTCCGCCGTGATCGGAGCCGCGACCGATGAAGAGCTGCAGACCTTTCTCGATGATCATGCCGCTGGCCGGATCAATGTTGAAATAGCGAAACCCGATCCGCTCGCACCAGTGACTCTGAGGGCACTCTTCGAGAAGATCGGCAAGGGTGCATGGCGACTGGTCGGCAACGAGACAGACCGAGTAGAGTGCAAGGAGACCTTTCACCTGCGCGGGAACTGGCTGCGCGCCATGGCTGCTCTCGCAAACAATCAGGGAGGCTACATCCTCTTCGGCGTCCGTGACAATGACGTGGAGGGGAGACAGCTAGTTGTCGTCGGCATGCGTGACGACATTTTGCTGAAAACAGACCCGCTCGTCCTCACCCGTCGGATCCGGAGCACCTTCGACCCTACTCCGGTCTTCCAGATCGGGAAGATCTCGTTCGGTAATAAGGTGGTCGGCGTTATGCACGTTGATCAGCATCCCGCTCGTCCCATTGTAGCGACGAAGCAGGACGGGGACGTCGCCGAGGGTGACATATACTATCGCTATCCGGGCCAGAGCCTGAAGATCAAGTATAGCGATCTTAGGACGCTACTCGACGAGCGAGATGCGCGCGTCCGGGCCGAACTACAGCCGATGCTCAACCGCCTTGTGCAGCTTGGTCCTGGCAGGGCGATGGTAGCCGATCTTTCTGCCAACGAGCTAACCGATGGTAGGCGCTCGATCAGGATCGATAAGGAGCTCGCAGACAAGATCGCCTTCATCAAGGAGGGCCACTTCGTCGAGAAAGCCGGGATGCCGGCGCTCCGGCTCGTAGGCGAAGTACGAGTCGGTCAGGGCGAGCCGGCAGTGAAGAAGGGCATCGTTAACCGCGCCGAGATGCTCTCCGACTTTCTCGACGATACAAGCCGGGCCGATCCAGTCGACTATCTCCGCTTTGCGATCGAGATATCGAACGGCGAATGGCTTCCCATCTGA
- a CDS encoding tyrosine-type recombinase/integrase, with protein MGHAIYDPGQEDRPAWNVGRKLGAKRPLLPKQVWAVRFFLEQEHRLRDRALFDLAIDSKLRGCDLVKIKIDELVSGARIRQRAIIVQQKTGRPVQFELLEPARTSLLQWLERRGGSLDEYVFPSRVDRLAHMSTRQYARLVDEWVTAIGLRREDYGTHSLRRTKAALIYKQTGNLRAVQILLGHTKIETTVRYLGVEVEDALALAEATEI; from the coding sequence ATGGGACATGCAATCTACGATCCCGGTCAGGAAGACCGCCCCGCGTGGAACGTTGGCCGTAAGCTTGGCGCTAAGCGGCCGCTCCTGCCAAAGCAGGTGTGGGCGGTGCGATTCTTCCTAGAGCAGGAGCACCGCCTCCGCGATCGCGCTCTCTTCGACCTAGCGATCGACAGCAAGCTTCGCGGTTGCGACCTCGTGAAGATCAAGATTGACGAGCTGGTCAGCGGAGCCCGTATCCGCCAGCGCGCGATCATCGTCCAGCAGAAGACTGGTCGCCCTGTGCAGTTCGAGCTTCTGGAACCCGCCCGCACAAGTTTGCTTCAGTGGCTTGAACGACGCGGTGGCTCGCTCGACGAGTACGTCTTTCCCAGCCGCGTTGACCGGCTCGCACACATGAGCACCAGGCAGTATGCTCGCCTGGTCGACGAGTGGGTGACGGCCATAGGTTTGCGCCGCGAAGACTACGGCACCCACTCGCTCCGCCGCACAAAGGCAGCCCTCATCTACAAGCAAACGGGCAATCTGCGCGCCGTGCAGATCTTGCTCGGGCACACCAAGATCGAGACGACGGTGAGATATCTGGGCGTCGAAGTCGAAGATGCTCTGGCGCTTGCCGAAGCGACCGAGATCTAA
- a CDS encoding DUF2188 domain-containing protein: MARDIHRIMPHKDGGWQVKRDGGKRASHVADTKAEAEKIGREISRNQGTELQIQNLDGKIIRSDSHGNDPRGRG, from the coding sequence ATGGCTCGAGATATTCATCGCATCATGCCGCACAAAGATGGCGGTTGGCAGGTCAAACGGGACGGCGGGAAGCGCGCCAGTCATGTTGCTGACACGAAGGCCGAGGCCGAGAAAATCGGTCGCGAGATCAGCCGAAATCAAGGGACCGAGCTACAAATTCAGAATCTCGATGGCAAAATCATCAGGTCGGACAGCCATGGCAACGACCCTCGCGGGCGCGGGTAG
- a CDS encoding efflux transporter outer membrane subunit — translation MKKFLLLAPILLAGCTSFDPTYRTPAAPVPVSWPAGDPYRAEAPALPAFGHRDVLRDVRLQTLVAQALQNNRDLRIAAANIAAARAQVRITRANQLPRLDSAVGVDVSPRRNEDGDIKGVRVGGAASLLPSFELDLFGLLASQTRAQQERLLATGAAERAVRVALIGDIADAWLTYAADTSLLSIAENTVAAAERSRVLTDARLRGGVAPRTDLLQAQQVLETARADLAEQRARRAQDANLLQLLVGAPVDPSLLPRSINEAAASVAALPAGLDSRILLRRPDVIEAEYRLRAANADIGAARAALFPRISLTGLLGLASSTLGGLFSGSAFNFSAGADAAYSIFNGGAARGNVALARAGQQAALATYERAIQTGFREVADALADRGALGDRVAANQRNLTAANETLRLVTARYREGLDPFLNVLDAQRSAYATERNVVAVQLAAAQNRVAVYRALGGDGI, via the coding sequence ATGAAGAAGTTTCTCCTTCTCGCCCCCATCCTGCTTGCCGGCTGCACTTCCTTCGACCCCACCTACCGCACCCCGGCCGCACCGGTTCCGGTGAGTTGGCCGGCCGGCGATCCGTATCGCGCCGAGGCCCCTGCCCTCCCCGCGTTCGGTCACCGCGACGTGCTGCGCGATGTGCGGCTGCAGACGCTGGTCGCACAGGCGCTCCAGAACAATCGCGACCTGCGTATCGCCGCCGCCAACATCGCCGCCGCGCGCGCTCAGGTGAGGATCACCCGCGCCAATCAATTGCCGAGGCTCGACAGCGCCGTCGGGGTCGACGTCAGCCCGCGCCGGAACGAGGACGGCGACATCAAAGGCGTGCGCGTCGGCGGCGCGGCAAGCCTGCTCCCGTCGTTCGAGCTCGACCTGTTCGGCCTGCTCGCGTCCCAGACCAGGGCGCAGCAGGAGCGGCTGCTCGCCACCGGCGCGGCCGAGCGGGCGGTTCGGGTCGCTTTGATCGGCGACATCGCCGATGCCTGGCTGACCTACGCCGCCGACACCTCGTTGCTGTCGATTGCCGAGAATACGGTTGCGGCGGCCGAGCGGAGCCGGGTGCTGACCGATGCTCGGCTTCGCGGCGGTGTCGCCCCGCGCACCGATCTTCTTCAGGCGCAGCAAGTGCTCGAGACCGCCCGCGCCGATCTCGCCGAACAGCGCGCGCGGCGCGCGCAGGACGCGAACCTCCTGCAGTTGCTGGTCGGCGCCCCGGTCGATCCGAGCCTGCTGCCCCGCTCGATCAACGAAGCGGCGGCCAGTGTCGCCGCGCTTCCGGCCGGGCTCGACAGCCGCATCCTGCTTCGCCGCCCCGATGTGATTGAGGCCGAGTATCGCCTGCGCGCCGCCAACGCCGATATCGGCGCGGCCCGCGCGGCGCTGTTCCCGCGCATCTCGCTGACGGGACTGCTCGGGCTCGCCAGCAGCACGCTCGGCGGCCTGTTCAGCGGAAGCGCGTTCAACTTCTCGGCCGGCGCCGATGCGGCCTACAGCATCTTCAATGGCGGCGCGGCGCGCGGAAACGTTGCACTCGCCCGTGCCGGGCAGCAGGCCGCGCTCGCGACCTACGAGCGCGCGATCCAGACCGGCTTTCGTGAGGTGGCCGACGCGCTTGCCGACCGCGGCGCGCTAGGCGACCGGGTCGCCGCCAATCAGCGCAACCTGACCGCCGCCAACGAGACCTTGCGCCTCGTCACCGCCCGCTACCGCGAAGGACTGGACCCCTTCCTCAACGTCCTCGACGCCCAGCGCTCGGCCTATGCGACCGAACGCAACGTCGTCGCCGTACAACTCGCCGCCGCGCAGAATCGCGTCGCCGTCTATCGCGCGCTTGGCGGCGACGGGATCTGA
- a CDS encoding DUF6766 family protein, whose translation MPRIIRDNGLTIVLMMMFLVSIVGQWLAGWKVENENLGRHGEHLLTGWQYLGSASFISSVFENWESEFLQMSTYVVLTSILVQRGSSESRDPDKPPRDGLPEEAAKIEGSPGALQRGPLVRWLYAHSLGLTLFTLFVLSFVVHWTNSARVAAQEAEAHGETQVDLLWYLVDPQLWFESFQNWQSEFLSTAVLVVLSIFLRHQNSPESKALSAPNSQTGQE comes from the coding sequence ATGCCAAGAATCATCAGGGATAACGGTCTGACTATCGTTCTCATGATGATGTTCCTCGTGAGCATCGTTGGACAGTGGCTCGCCGGTTGGAAAGTCGAGAACGAAAATCTTGGCCGCCATGGCGAGCATTTGCTTACGGGCTGGCAGTATCTCGGTAGCGCGTCCTTTATCTCGTCGGTCTTCGAGAACTGGGAAAGCGAATTCCTGCAGATGTCCACGTACGTCGTGCTGACCAGCATTCTCGTTCAGCGAGGTTCATCGGAGTCTAGAGACCCTGACAAGCCACCTCGCGATGGCTTGCCCGAGGAAGCAGCAAAGATCGAAGGATCACCGGGTGCGCTGCAACGCGGACCCCTTGTTCGGTGGCTCTACGCGCACAGTCTCGGCCTGACGCTCTTCACCCTCTTCGTCCTTTCCTTTGTCGTGCACTGGACGAACAGCGCGAGAGTGGCTGCACAGGAGGCTGAGGCCCATGGCGAAACGCAGGTCGACCTACTTTGGTATCTTGTCGACCCGCAGCTTTGGTTCGAGTCCTTTCAGAACTGGCAGAGCGAATTTCTTTCGACCGCCGTCTTGGTAGTCCTGTCCATTTTCCTCCGGCATCAGAACTCGCCCGAAAGCAAAGCGCTCTCCGCCCCAAATTCTCAGACCGGGCAGGAGTAG
- a CDS encoding S9 family peptidase → MAYLSNESGSPQIWIRDLATGAARQITTLTDPVGSVSWSPTGEQLAYSVLPGGGLNTQIWVMNAAGSGARRLTPGGKENNGFAGWSRDGSAIFVDTNKDNPAARDPALIQVATGAWTKLASDKGLNSIADMRGDRAVVGRLLGRGDTNLYLIDQRTGTETLLTPHEGKAETGWGDLSPDGRTVYVISNVRRDRQAFGTISIGPDGKPGPIRYFAQRTDAVAEGAAMSEDGRKAVLVWNVGGRSELAWFDPKSGRVRPGPKLPFDLVGAGDFTADGRSLALVGSGANRTTDIYLVDTATGGIRRITESRHDGVDLTTLVRPELITYKAHDGLALSGWLYRPRASTGPVPVVFNYHGGPEGQARPSMSPDAQALVATGIAVFAPNVRGSSGFGKTFMAMDDRGKRVDGVRDIKATTDALVAKGIADPTRLGIMGGSYGGYMVMAGLTEYPDMFAAGVNLFGVVNFETFFRESEPWMAAISTTEYGDPATEAAMLRSLSPIHKLDRIKTPLFVLHGANDTNVPVVEAEQIVAAMKARGVPVKYTLFPDEGHGWRKTSNRVRSTTEIVGFFAEHLRAVATTSSAAPR, encoded by the coding sequence ATGGCCTATCTCTCCAATGAAAGCGGCAGTCCGCAGATCTGGATTCGCGACCTGGCCACTGGCGCCGCTCGGCAGATCACGACGCTAACGGATCCAGTCGGTTCTGTGTCATGGTCTCCGACTGGCGAGCAACTTGCATATTCGGTGCTGCCAGGCGGCGGCCTTAACACTCAGATCTGGGTGATGAACGCGGCAGGTTCAGGCGCAAGACGGCTGACTCCCGGAGGTAAGGAAAACAATGGGTTTGCCGGCTGGAGCCGCGATGGATCTGCCATCTTCGTTGATACGAACAAGGACAATCCGGCGGCGCGAGACCCGGCGCTGATCCAGGTGGCCACTGGAGCGTGGACGAAGCTCGCTTCCGACAAGGGCTTGAATAGCATTGCCGACATGCGAGGTGACCGGGCCGTTGTCGGACGGCTACTCGGTCGTGGCGACACGAATCTCTATCTCATCGACCAACGTACTGGCACGGAGACCCTGCTTACACCCCACGAAGGGAAGGCTGAGACCGGCTGGGGCGACCTCTCCCCCGATGGGAGAACCGTCTACGTAATCTCCAACGTCCGGCGGGACCGGCAAGCATTTGGCACCATAAGCATCGGCCCAGACGGCAAGCCCGGGCCGATCCGCTATTTTGCTCAGCGAACCGATGCCGTGGCCGAGGGTGCCGCCATGAGCGAGGACGGCCGCAAAGCGGTACTCGTGTGGAATGTGGGCGGAAGAAGCGAGTTGGCCTGGTTCGATCCGAAGAGCGGCCGGGTCCGTCCGGGACCCAAGCTTCCGTTCGATCTCGTCGGTGCGGGTGACTTCACTGCTGACGGTCGAAGTCTCGCGCTAGTTGGATCGGGGGCCAATCGCACGACCGACATCTACCTTGTCGACACCGCCACGGGAGGCATTCGCCGCATCACCGAAAGTCGTCACGACGGGGTCGATCTGACGACGCTCGTCCGCCCGGAATTGATTACCTACAAGGCTCATGATGGCCTTGCACTTTCCGGCTGGTTGTATCGGCCTCGGGCATCAACGGGGCCGGTGCCGGTAGTGTTCAATTACCACGGCGGACCCGAAGGACAGGCCAGGCCGAGCATGAGCCCAGACGCTCAGGCTCTAGTCGCCACCGGCATCGCCGTTTTTGCACCCAATGTCCGGGGCTCCTCAGGTTTCGGCAAGACCTTCATGGCGATGGATGATCGCGGCAAGCGCGTCGACGGCGTGCGGGACATTAAGGCTACGACCGATGCGCTGGTCGCCAAGGGGATCGCCGATCCCACGCGGCTCGGTATCATGGGTGGAAGTTACGGCGGCTACATGGTGATGGCTGGACTGACCGAGTATCCAGACATGTTCGCCGCAGGCGTGAACCTGTTCGGGGTCGTCAATTTCGAAACCTTCTTTCGTGAAAGCGAGCCCTGGATGGCGGCCATCTCGACCACTGAATATGGTGATCCCGCGACAGAAGCGGCAATGCTTCGCAGCCTCTCGCCCATCCACAAGCTTGATCGCATCAAGACACCCTTGTTCGTGCTTCACGGCGCCAACGATACCAACGTGCCGGTCGTCGAGGCGGAGCAGATTGTCGCAGCGATGAAGGCGCGGGGGGTGCCTGTTAAGTACACGCTCTTCCCCGATGAGGGTCACGGCTGGCGCAAGACGTCTAACAGGGTTCGCTCCACGACGGAGATCGTTGGCTTCTTCGCAGAGCATCTTAGGGCTGTGGCAACGACAAGCAGCGCTGCGCCACGCTGA
- a CDS encoding M20/M25/M40 family metallo-hydrolase: MKPLCTLAAALVIVTPVEARLTVSEKRMVQVVDAEQARSLALLERLVNQNSGTMNVDGVAKVGAMMSAELEPLGFKVVWKPLPQTKRAGHLIATHEGRRGGKRLLLIGHLDTVFEPNSPFQRYARSGDKATGPGVGDDKGGMVVMVAALRAMRAAGSLNGANMEIHLTGDEESTGRPIEVAREDLIAAGKRADAALDFEGLSQEDGRDMGSIARRSSNSWSLRTTAKSGHSSGIFGNAVGDGAAFELARILAAFRTELPEENLTFNVGIAATGATAELSTDAAGVSAIGKTNIIPAAGIARGDFRTLSEEQTLRVQAKMRAIVAKHLPGASATITFDEGYPPMAPTEGNRALLRRLNEVNADMGLPAMGELHPSKRGAGDIAFVAKDVDGLVGLGPAGDGSHAPGETVDLPSIQRQAKRAAILMSRLASELRR; encoded by the coding sequence ATGAAGCCGCTTTGCACACTTGCTGCAGCCTTGGTGATCGTTACCCCGGTGGAGGCCCGCCTCACCGTGTCGGAGAAACGCATGGTGCAAGTGGTCGATGCCGAACAGGCTCGTTCGCTCGCCCTGTTGGAGCGGCTGGTCAACCAGAACAGCGGCACGATGAACGTCGACGGAGTTGCGAAAGTCGGCGCCATGATGAGTGCCGAGCTGGAGCCGTTAGGCTTCAAGGTCGTGTGGAAGCCGCTGCCGCAGACGAAGCGTGCCGGTCATCTCATCGCAACGCACGAGGGCAGACGCGGCGGCAAGCGCCTGCTGCTGATCGGTCATCTCGACACGGTTTTCGAGCCGAACTCGCCGTTCCAGCGGTACGCTCGCAGCGGGGACAAGGCGACCGGTCCGGGAGTCGGAGACGATAAAGGCGGCATGGTCGTCATGGTCGCAGCACTGAGGGCGATGCGCGCCGCCGGCTCGCTGAACGGGGCCAACATGGAGATCCACCTGACAGGCGATGAGGAAAGCACGGGCCGGCCTATCGAGGTGGCGCGCGAGGACTTGATCGCGGCGGGCAAGCGAGCCGATGCGGCGCTCGATTTCGAAGGACTGTCGCAGGAAGACGGCCGCGACATGGGCTCGATCGCGCGGCGCTCCTCGAACAGCTGGTCGCTGCGCACGACCGCCAAGTCGGGTCACTCCAGCGGCATCTTCGGTAACGCCGTTGGTGATGGCGCAGCTTTCGAGCTTGCGCGTATCCTTGCGGCGTTCCGCACTGAGCTGCCCGAGGAAAACCTCACGTTCAACGTCGGGATCGCGGCGACTGGCGCGACAGCCGAGCTCAGCACGGATGCAGCGGGCGTTAGTGCGATCGGCAAGACAAACATCATTCCGGCCGCCGGGATCGCACGCGGCGATTTTCGGACGCTGAGCGAAGAGCAAACCTTGCGCGTACAGGCGAAGATGCGGGCAATCGTTGCCAAGCATCTGCCCGGAGCGTCGGCGACGATCACCTTTGACGAAGGCTACCCGCCGATGGCGCCCACCGAAGGTAATCGGGCGTTGCTGCGGCGCCTCAACGAGGTGAACGCCGACATGGGCCTGCCAGCAATGGGCGAGCTCCATCCGTCCAAGCGAGGCGCCGGTGATATCGCCTTTGTCGCCAAGGACGTGGACGGGCTAGTGGGTCTTGGACCTGCTGGCGACGGTTCACATGCACCGGGCGAAACGGTCGACCTGCCCAGCATCCAGCGCCAGGCAAAACGCGCCGCAATCCTAATGTCGCGGCTCGCGAGCGAGCTGCGACGCTAG
- a CDS encoding FKBP-type peptidyl-prolyl cis-trans isomerase encodes MRAQLSLAVFALVAVSSGTFAIAQAPQSKVVRLPGLSYETLRSGSPAGARPLRSDDVMIRYVGRLEDGSIFSTSAADGTGPTRFSVRTVIPGFSALVQLMRPGDRWRFTIPGYLGYGHEGRRFTPPEATLRRDIPPGSTLIFDVELISIEPTPAPPLAASRGR; translated from the coding sequence ATGCGCGCTCAACTCAGCTTGGCAGTCTTCGCCCTCGTGGCTGTTAGCTCCGGCACCTTCGCAATTGCGCAAGCCCCGCAAAGCAAGGTCGTCCGCTTGCCAGGTCTTTCTTATGAAACGCTGCGCTCGGGCTCGCCCGCAGGGGCGCGTCCCTTGCGGTCGGACGACGTCATGATCCGCTATGTCGGACGACTGGAGGACGGGAGCATCTTCAGTACTTCAGCAGCCGACGGCACGGGGCCCACGCGCTTCTCCGTACGCACCGTGATACCTGGTTTCAGTGCGCTGGTTCAGCTTATGCGCCCCGGCGACCGGTGGCGCTTCACCATTCCTGGCTACCTTGGCTACGGCCACGAAGGGCGCCGATTTACTCCTCCCGAAGCAACCTTGCGGCGCGACATTCCGCCGGGAAGCACACTTATCTTCGATGTGGAATTGATCTCGATCGAACCGACACCTGCACCACCGCTCGCTGCTTCCCGAGGCCGGTAA